The genome window TAGTAATGGCCAAAGCCGTCGACTCCCTTTTATAACTAAAATAAATTAAATCCATGAAAAAAAATCTCTTTACCCTTCTATTATTTTGTTCATTTTTAACCGGTCAAAATATCACTTCCGCCGTTAAAGCATCTTCTAATCCTGTCATGGATGGGGATGTGTTGAATGATCCCGCTTGGATTGAAATACCTGCGGTAACTGCCTTTATTCAAAAAACGCCCGATGAAGGGCAGGCTGTTTCAGAAAATACTGTGGTAAAAGTCATGTACTCGGATAACATATTTTATGTATCGGTTGTTTGCTATGATTCCGATCCAGGTAAAATTGTTATTTCAGATACGCGAAGGGACTCACCGCTTAATAATTCAGACAGTTTTTCATTTATCATTGATACTTTTAAAGATTTCCAGACAGGGTATCTATTTGGCACGAATCCTGCAGGGATTGAATATGACGCCCAGATTACAGGCGGCGGTGAAGGTGGCAGTATGATGCGGCGATTCAGTATGGGCACTGGTGGTGGCTTCAATGTGAATTGGGATGCGGTATGGAAAGTTAAATCTCAAAGAGGGGATTATGGTTGGAGTGCCGAATTCGCTATCCCCTTTAAAACACTGCGATATAAAAAGGATAAAGACCAATCCTGGGGGATTAATTTTGAACGTGTAATCGCCCGGAAAAAAGAAGAAGCCCATTGGGCTCCAATTTCGCGGCAATTCACCATGAATCGTCTTGTATCAGCAGGAACTCTAACAAATATAAATGTTCCTAATTCTCGTAATATAAAGATTATGCCATATTTATTGGGTCAAAAGAATGAGTATAAAGGCGAAAAATCTTCATCCGCTAGTGATAGCAACTTTGGTTTAGATGCAAAAATGAGCATTAGTTCTACCATGACATTGGATCTTACATACAATACAGATTTTGCACAGGTCGAAGCTGATGAACAACAAATAAATTTGGATCGATTCAGTTTATTTTTTCCGGAAAAAAGGGCTTTCTTCCTTGAGAATGCGGGACTCTTTTCCGTTGGATCTGGTGGTGGGTTCTTTGGCCCAGATATTGAAATGTTTTTCAGTCGGAGAATTGGGGTGGGCCCGGGAGGAATACCAGTACCAATCCTTGGTGGTGGAAGACTTACAGGTACTGTTGCAGGAATGAAAATTGGCATGTTGGGCATGCGGACTGATGCGGTAAAAGACGTTACAGAGGCTAATCAATATTCTGTTTTTCGATTAAAAAAGGAATTGCCTAATCGCACCCACTTTGGGGCTATGGCGACCACTTTGGACCATACGGGCTCTGATGGTTACGTAAATAATGCTTATGCCTTTGACGCACAAATAGGCATTGGTGAGTTGAGCAAAATTGTTGTTTTTGCAGGGTTAACGGAAACACCTGAAATGGAAAAGGATAATGCTTATGCCTACAGGATGGAAATTGCACGGGATACAAAACAAATTTCTACAAATATGTCTTATACGGAAGTGGGCGCTAGCTTTAATCCCGAAATGGGATATTTAAAAAGAGAAAATTATCGAAAATGGTCCGCACGTATTTTTACGCGATTTCGTCCCGAAAATAGATTTGGTTTATTAGAAATTAGGCCCCATATCAATTATGACGGATATTGGAAATTAGATGGTTTTCAGGAATCTGGAAGATGGCATATTGATAATCATTGGGAGTTTCGATCGGGATTTGAGTTTCACACAGGAATGAATATTGTTAAGGAGGGCGTCTTGAATTCCTTTGAAATATCCTCTAATGATACTATTTCTGCTGGCACTTACAACGTAAAAGAAATCCAGTTTTTAATTATGACCAATCAAACAAAACCAATCAGTTTTTTCACTATGAACAGGATTGGCGGATTCTTTGGTGGCGATAGAATCAATACGTCCCCAACTATCAAAATTCGATATAAGGATAAAATAACATCCGAGTTCAGCTATAATTACAATAAGGTAAAATTGCCCAATGGTAATTTTACAACAACACTTATGCGTGCCAGGGTAACCTATGCCTTTTCTCCCAAAATGTATATTCAATCATTGCTCCAGTATAATAACCAATCAGACGTATGGTCCATGAATTGGCGATTTATTTGGCAGCAATCAGCTGCAACGGGATTATACGTGGTTTACAACCAAACTCAGGATTATGATGGGATACCCATTGAGTCAAACAACAAATCTTTTGTGATTAAATATAGTTATTTATTTGATGCTATAAATTGAGAGTTTTAAAAACAGAATCCCTTTAAAATTAGATTGTCATAATATCTATGGTGAATTATTTAAATATAAATAGGAATAGACTATGTCATTAGAACAAGGTTATGATTATTGGTCTTCTAAAATCGGTGAGCCGGTTATTGGCCAATGGCATGAGATGACTCAAGATCGCATCGATAAGTTTGCTGATGCAACGGGTGACCACCAGTGGATTCATGTTGATCCGAATCGCGCGGCCGAGGAATCGCCTTATGGCGGTACAATCGCTCATGGATTTCTCACCCTTTCCCTGATTCCACTTTTGACAGATGATATGTCCCCAGAACAGATTCCCGTTGAAGGCATTAAACAATTTGTGAATTATGGATCCAATAAGGTTCGGTATATGAGCCCCGTAAGACCCGGTGATATGATTAGATCTAATTACCATATTGTCAGTGTTGAGAAAATGCGACGCACTGCCTTGCGGGTGGTAAAAAAAGTTACAATTGAAATTGAAGATTTACAAAAGCCTGCCTGTGTAGTTGAAACGGTAACACTCATCTTTTTTTAGAAAGACACTTTATGACACCAATATCTTTTGAAAATAGGGTAGCCGTTATTACGGGCGCTGGTGGTGGAAATCTAAATGCTTTGGGGAACGATATCTCCATAGACCTAGTACCCGGGAATACTGATTTGCATATTCGAAATATTAAAGTGACTTCGATAGTGATTTAAATGGTTTAATTTGGAAGGAATTGAATATGATGTCTAGATTACCTGAAACTAAAAATTTAATTTTAAATTTTCAAGATGGTTGGTTAACTATATGGTTCAATCGTACAGATAACAGAAATGCATTATCGGTTGAATTGGTTAATGAATTAAGAGATACGCTTAAATCCGTCCGTGATAATCGAACTGTAAGGGGTATAACATTTCGTGGCAAAGGTGGTGTATTCTGTGCCGGAGCGGATTTAAAAGGGTTAAAATCCCTGATAGATACGGATGCTCAAAAAGAGGAGATTGCGAATTTCAGTAAAGTGATTGGACATTTTTTTGAGTTGGTGAATACCATGCCCCAAGTGACAATTATGGTGATTGAAGGCGCAGC of Candidatus Neomarinimicrobiota bacterium contains these proteins:
- a CDS encoding carbohydrate binding family 9 domain-containing protein, coding for MKKNLFTLLLFCSFLTGQNITSAVKASSNPVMDGDVLNDPAWIEIPAVTAFIQKTPDEGQAVSENTVVKVMYSDNIFYVSVVCYDSDPGKIVISDTRRDSPLNNSDSFSFIIDTFKDFQTGYLFGTNPAGIEYDAQITGGGEGGSMMRRFSMGTGGGFNVNWDAVWKVKSQRGDYGWSAEFAIPFKTLRYKKDKDQSWGINFERVIARKKEEAHWAPISRQFTMNRLVSAGTLTNINVPNSRNIKIMPYLLGQKNEYKGEKSSSASDSNFGLDAKMSISSTMTLDLTYNTDFAQVEADEQQINLDRFSLFFPEKRAFFLENAGLFSVGSGGGFFGPDIEMFFSRRIGVGPGGIPVPILGGGRLTGTVAGMKIGMLGMRTDAVKDVTEANQYSVFRLKKELPNRTHFGAMATTLDHTGSDGYVNNAYAFDAQIGIGELSKIVVFAGLTETPEMEKDNAYAYRMEIARDTKQISTNMSYTEVGASFNPEMGYLKRENYRKWSARIFTRFRPENRFGLLEIRPHINYDGYWKLDGFQESGRWHIDNHWEFRSGFEFHTGMNIVKEGVLNSFEISSNDTISAGTYNVKEIQFLIMTNQTKPISFFTMNRIGGFFGGDRINTSPTIKIRYKDKITSEFSYNYNKVKLPNGNFTTTLMRARVTYAFSPKMYIQSLLQYNNQSDVWSMNWRFIWQQSAATGLYVVYNQTQDYDGIPIESNNKSFVIKYSYLFDAIN
- a CDS encoding MaoC family dehydratase, yielding MSLEQGYDYWSSKIGEPVIGQWHEMTQDRIDKFADATGDHQWIHVDPNRAAEESPYGGTIAHGFLTLSLIPLLTDDMSPEQIPVEGIKQFVNYGSNKVRYMSPVRPGDMIRSNYHIVSVEKMRRTALRVVKKVTIEIEDLQKPACVVETVTLIFF